From one Formosa sediminum genomic stretch:
- the cls gene encoding cardiolipin synthase has protein sequence MASLSVFEIIYIIVVLIVCLRIIYDTNNITKTLSYLLLVIFVPFFGIIFYFSFGVNYRNNKIYSKKLFSNIQFEKKLEIQLQNYAKQIIKNKGELLESNKKLIRLLFKDISSPLTNKNEVDLLINGESKFPEVFKALEAAKHHIHIEYYVFTEGETGRKIEEILVRKAKEGVTIKFMYDDYGSSSIRKSMVYRLREAGIEAYPFYKIKLIYLANRMNYRNHRKIIVIDGRVGFVGGINVSDTYTNTIQTKPFPYWRDTHLKIHGPAVWYLQYLFLCDWNFCANCELEPDPHFFPDLESFKTTQNVAVQIAASGPDSETPTIMYALLQAISLAEDEILITTPYFVPNESIMDALCIASMSGVNVKLIVPHTSDSRIVNAAASSYYEELLKAGVEIYRYTKGFVHAKTVTIDHEISIVGSANMDMRSFDLNFEVNAVVYDKQINEQLRAAFYDDLESTDQIDLKRWQDRSWYHELFEKLARLLSPLL, from the coding sequence ATGGCATCATTATCAGTTTTTGAGATTATTTATATAATTGTAGTGCTTATAGTTTGTTTGCGTATTATTTACGATACAAATAATATAACCAAAACATTATCCTATTTACTACTGGTAATTTTTGTGCCTTTTTTTGGAATTATATTTTACTTTTCATTTGGAGTAAATTACAGAAATAATAAAATTTATAGTAAAAAACTCTTTAGTAATATTCAATTTGAAAAAAAATTAGAAATTCAATTACAAAATTACGCTAAACAAATTATTAAGAATAAAGGTGAATTATTAGAGTCTAATAAAAAACTCATTCGTTTACTATTTAAAGATATATCTAGCCCTTTAACTAATAAAAATGAAGTTGATTTATTAATTAATGGTGAATCAAAATTCCCTGAAGTTTTTAAAGCTTTAGAAGCTGCCAAACATCATATTCATATTGAATATTACGTGTTTACAGAAGGCGAAACCGGTAGGAAAATTGAAGAAATTTTGGTTAGAAAAGCTAAAGAAGGGGTTACAATAAAGTTTATGTACGACGATTACGGAAGCAGCTCTATTCGTAAAAGTATGGTATATCGTTTACGAGAAGCAGGTATTGAAGCGTATCCGTTCTATAAAATTAAATTAATTTATCTAGCTAATAGAATGAATTATCGTAACCATCGAAAAATTATTGTTATAGATGGACGTGTTGGATTTGTAGGTGGAATAAATGTTAGTGATACCTATACTAATACAATACAAACCAAACCATTTCCGTATTGGCGAGATACCCATTTAAAAATACATGGTCCTGCTGTATGGTATTTACAATATTTATTTTTATGCGACTGGAATTTTTGTGCCAATTGCGAGTTAGAACCCGATCCTCACTTTTTTCCTGATTTAGAATCTTTTAAAACCACACAAAATGTGGCTGTACAAATTGCTGCTAGTGGACCAGATTCTGAAACGCCAACTATTATGTATGCGCTTTTACAAGCCATAAGTCTGGCTGAAGACGAAATACTTATTACAACACCTTATTTTGTGCCAAACGAAAGTATTATGGATGCACTTTGTATTGCTTCTATGAGTGGTGTTAACGTTAAACTAATTGTACCACACACTTCAGATTCTAGAATTGTTAACGCTGCAGCAAGCTCTTATTACGAAGAGTTATTAAAAGCAGGAGTCGAGATTTATAGATACACTAAAGGATTTGTACATGCTAAAACAGTTACAATAGATCATGAAATTTCTATAGTGGGTTCTGCAAATATGGATATGCGTAGTTTTGATTTAAATTTTGAAGTCAATGCAGTTGTATATGATAAACAAATAAACGAACAACTTAGAGCAGCCTTTTACGACGATTTAGAAAGTACAGACCAAATAGATTTAAAACGTTGGCAAGACCGCTCTTGGTATCATGAGTTATTTGAAAAATTAGCTCGGTTATTATCACCTTTACTTTAA